The DNA region ATGAAGAAAACCAAAGGACATAAGGAGTGTTAATATGAGACATAAGAACCCAATGAAATTTGAGAACGAAAAAAGACTAAAGGAATTGGATATCATAAATTCTTTAAAGAAAGCCGGTATTAATGAAAATGATACTATTTGCGATTACGGAGCTGGAACGGGTGTGTTTACGTTAGAAGCATCAAAGCTTACAAAGGGTATGGTTTATGCCCTTGATATGGATCCGTCTATGTTAAGTATTATTAAAGAAAAAGCAAAAGATGTTCATAATATTCAAGCCATTCAAGTAGAGGAAGATAAAATAAATCTTGAATCTAAAAGCATTGACCTATTTATTATAGTAACGGTTATTCATGAGATCAAAGAAGTACCTGAATTTATCAAGGAAGTAAGACGTGTATTAAAACCGTTTGGACGTGTACTGGTCATTGATTTTCATAAAAAGGACACACCTATGGGACCACCGGCTAATCATAGAATGAGTGAATATCAGGCGGCTAGACATTTTTTCCGAGAAGATATTGTGATGAAAAAGCAGTGCAATCTTGGGGAGAATTTATATCTATTATTGATGGAAAAAGAGGGTGAGTAGATACAAAAAGTAGAATGCACTTGAGCGGAGGAACGGTTCTCCTAGTGCCATAAGTAAAAATTAATTATAAATTGATACGAAACATTATAAAGTGGTAAAAAAGGGAATCTCGAAAGAGATTTTCTCAGGTTGTAGACAAAGTAGGACCAGACAGGGACAGTTTTTGTGGTTTGATAAATGAAGTACATTATAGAGGACTGAAAGAAGTTTTTTGTTTCTTAATATAGGTGGATACTAGAAAGTAGAGTGAGATGCATTGTGAATAAAAAAACCGAAATAATAAAAGATGGTGTACTAGTTACCATGGGTAGCTTCCTTATATTAGTGGTAGCGTTCATGTTGTATTATGTATTATTTATGATTTTTAGTACCATGACGAACAAAGACACCACGTATAGCTTCGTAGCATCATTACGTATTGGATATGGGATTATTTGGATGATTTTTTGCTTTATTATATATAAAACGAGCCTACCAGAATGGTTCAAAGCAAGCATTCTAGTTGGCTCACTTACCACATTCATGGCTGGAATTGGCGTCCAATCATATAGAACACCAATTGTGATCAACTTGGTTTTACTTATAATTTCTGCAGCAGGCATGGTCCTCCTTATTAAGACGAAAATGAAGTGGCATCACTATTATGCTCTTGTATTGTCAGTAATGGCTACAATATTTTATATGTGGTGATTTTGTTCTTAGGTTCTCTTGGTTCCAATCGTATCCATTATTCTTAGAAATACGTGAAAAACACTCAGAAAGCATTAGTATTATCTGAACTTGTACGGTACAATATATGCAAGTAAATAAGATTAAATCAAGTAAGTCCTTATCTCTAGAGTATGTGACAGGTAGTATCAATGAAAAAAGTGCAGTTATTATTAGGAGTGGCCGTACTGTGAAAAATACAAAAAAATTAGTACTATTCATCATTTACATTTTCCTTCAGTGTACCTGGGGGATGCTTCAAACCTTAGCAGGCTTGTTGGTGTTTTTACTTAATATTACAAGTAGCCATAATCTATATCACGGGGCAGTTCGAACATTTTGGTCTGCTAAGAGCGGGTTATCTCTTGGATTATTTATCTTTGTTCCTGCGAATTGTTCAAGGGAGATATCTGAAAAAATGTCAGTTCATGAGTATGGACATACTCTACAATCATTACTTCTTGGTCCATTGTATTTACTGGTGATTGGTTTGCCATCATTTATTTGGTTTCTGTTATATCCTATTAACAAAAAGAAAAAGGGAATTTATTATTATGACTTTATTATCGAAAAATGGGCGGATGCATGGGGTAAAAAAGCGTGCGCTTTAATTTATAGGAGGCAATTATGAAAATCAGAAGAACAACATTAGAAGATCTAGACGAGATACTCATCATATATGCAGATGCACGAGCATTTATGAAGAAACAGAACAATTCGGGCCAATGGGGTGAGGATTATCCAAGGAGAGAACTTCTTGAAAGTGATATCAGTCTAGATAGGAGTTATGTATGTGTCTTAGACAACCATATCGTAGGCACATTCTGTTTTGAAGTGGGCATTGACCCTACTTATCTGGAGATATTTGAAGGTGCTTGGTTGGATGACGCGCCCTACGCTGTGATACACCGGATTGCTTCAGCCAAAGGCAGTAAGGGTGTGGCATCTTTTTGTGTTAACTGGTGCTTTAATCAACACCCGAACATACGCATTGATACCCATAGAAACAATGATCCTATGATTAGTTTCTTGGAGAAGAATGGCTATGTGAGATGTGGGATTATATACATTGAAAATGGAGATGAGAGGATTGCCTTTCATAAAGTTAACTAGATACAAACAATCAGCCTGATGAGAACCATCCATACCATTAGAAACGCGACTGGATATCATTACAACTTGACAAAAACCTAACAATTGTCTATAATAGTAAAGTAGTTTGAGCGAAAGACAAAGGTGTTTGTCGTGTAATACGATTATGGCATATGGCTTGTGCTCTATTTTTTTATCTAGAAACATAACGGAGGAGAATTATTATGAAAAAATTATTTGCGTTACTATTTTCAACAGTATTAGCGGTGAGTGTTTTGGCCGGATGCGGTTCCAAAGAGACAGAAGAAGGAACCACAGAACAAGCAAATGGTAAGAAATGGGTTATTGCAACAGACACAGTTTTTAAGCCATTTGAGTACACCAATGAAAACAATGAATTTGTTGGTATTGACGTAGACCTGTTAGCAGCAATCGCAGAAGATCAAGGATTTGAGTATGAATTACAAAGTCTTGGTTGGGATGCAGCCATCGCAGCGGTTCAAGCTGGACAAGCGGATGCAATTATTGCAGGTGCTTCAATTACAGAAGACCGTAAGGCTTCAGGATGGATTTTCTCAGACGGATACTACAATGCAACACAAACATTTGTAGTAGCTGAAGGCAGTGACATAAAAGGCTTTGAAGATCTTGCAGGCAAGAAC from Petrocella atlantisensis includes:
- a CDS encoding transporter substrate-binding domain-containing protein, which codes for MKKLFALLFSTVLAVSVLAGCGSKETEEGTTEQANGKKWVIATDTVFKPFEYTNENNEFVGIDVDLLAAIAEDQGFEYELQSLGWDAAIAAVQAGQADAIIAGASITEDRKASGWIFSDGYYNATQTFVVAEGSDIKGFEDLAGKNVAVKNATAGADFANSIKDEYGFTITTFEDSPTMYQDVTLGNSAACVEDTPIMATSIKEGALPLMIVEGMENEGSPYGFAIMDEANQELLDMFNAGLESIKTSGKYEEIINTYLK
- a CDS encoding class I SAM-dependent methyltransferase, with the translated sequence MRHKNPMKFENEKRLKELDIINSLKKAGINENDTICDYGAGTGVFTLEASKLTKGMVYALDMDPSMLSIIKEKAKDVHNIQAIQVEEDKINLESKSIDLFIIVTVIHEIKEVPEFIKEVRRVLKPFGRVLVIDFHKKDTPMGPPANHRMSEYQAARHFFREDIVMKKQCNLGENLYLLLMEKEGE
- a CDS encoding GNAT family protein, with amino-acid sequence MKIRRTTLEDLDEILIIYADARAFMKKQNNSGQWGEDYPRRELLESDISLDRSYVCVLDNHIVGTFCFEVGIDPTYLEIFEGAWLDDAPYAVIHRIASAKGSKGVASFCVNWCFNQHPNIRIDTHRNNDPMISFLEKNGYVRCGIIYIENGDERIAFHKVN